Proteins found in one Lachancea thermotolerans CBS 6340 chromosome C complete sequence genomic segment:
- the NAB6 gene encoding Nab6p (similar to uniprot|Q03735 Saccharomyces cerevisiae YML117W NAB6 Putative RNA-binding protein based on computational analysis of large-scale protein-protein interaction data), which translates to MSSYTPSAHRSMGKHPKGLYAEQRSHVALPEGSREYSGYYHGNRVPPAPQTPFDTSYGVSLLPSHLLMSSPFLATPGMGSASPHRAGGSRSSHAQSSYHTPNFGSTQLRMPPPTEKRNFKHGSSYRHNSSVQQRAYEVVFHILPRSADGGGDEYMTRSLLFSNLNPDTHLHDFLTKFEKFDRVESVYLVDSQQQSVLVSFLTKETCLDFYNGVLQKLSEFKKELKSKELTLNFASLRDVKTGPTLQEIKIEVLRAGATRSLILEFQDKVDLALLSKSLGFIVNEGPRYVVEAIEIVNAGRSSKHFGPHYAIIHFISIAMALETVEYLKSQSNKLAGLIKFRYVNTTSASGKSEFQTLSSSQLNERALSNTSDSDISGGESVASLGSKLQQTSLGEQTLVVDPTQYGRPLVEERSEHLPHVTISKALNSKSSLNDLTSNTTSPQPQEVLVNDHEDSSSRGSMVSLKQANSHGPAYPPIPGYPFYMNMSKPLGQTLQQQYTTTAQVATAMGGGLGNRTVYIGNISPRSKTEDICNVVRGGILQSVKYIEAKHICFVTFIEAASAVQFFANSTIEPIVLHGNVLKVGWGHHSGNLPQSISLAVTIGASRNVYVSLPEHAFKDKFIKDPEYQEFKEKFQLPSKEQLYEDFSVFGDIELVNFLEDGHCCWINFMNISNAIKLVEDANNPNNDSFHEKFGNRYKGLFIGYGKDRCGNVNKNLVANKNSKYFKKVKKASYNIRLRKQQKGASDAPTEVKDEAKELDKPIKADAFGISVGDTQNLVRDSDEEQKLEEDELLRLSDLNNTGGGLGISLASSTGEETNTPVSDESSKEESVSSESSDVDILVSAPGSADTSQLESKTAPRSPKQPRVLANVPEKPSAFSAIIPRVSSASLDAVPPLAPSTLSRQYTATSKHNSRRGSRFGTTEKSSPRYNDIRSQDSKKPLHPRRRKSKAIPGSDVMAQYLAQLQHSTFMYAANILGVDDGETVFYDENGPTTDPLI; encoded by the coding sequence ATGTCGAGTTACACTCCGAGCGCACATCGAAGCATGGGGAAGCACCCAAAAGGACTATACGCAGAACAACGTTCCCACGTGGCATTGCCAGAAGGCTCGCGCGAGTATTCGGGCTATTATCATGGTAACCGAGTGCCTCCGGCGCCACAGACGCCGTTCGACACCTCTTACGGTGTTTCGCTTCTTCCTTCGCATCTTTTGATGAGTTCGCCATTCTTGGCGACACCTGGCATGGGCTCTGCCTCCCCTCACCGTGCAGGAGGAAGCCGATCGTCTCACGCGCAAAGCAGTTATCACACTCCCAACTTCGGCTCTACGCAGTTACGCATGCCTCCTCCCACCGAGAAGAGGAATTTCAAGCACGGTAGCAGCTACCGGCACAACAGTTCGGTACAACAGCGCGCATATGAGGTTGTTTTCCACATATTACCTCGCAGCGCAGATGGAGGTGGCGATGAGTACATGACGCGCTCACtacttttttcaaatttgaacCCCGACACTCATCTACATGACTTTTTAACcaaatttgagaaatttgATCGCGTCGAGAGCGTCTACCTGGTAGATTCTCAGCAACAATCAGTCCTTGTTAGCTTCTTGACTAAAGAGACTTGCTTAGATTTTTACAACGGAGttttgcaaaaactctCGGAGTTTAAAAAGGAGTTGAAGTCTAAAGAACTGACATTAAATTTTGCCTCACTGCGAGATGTGAAGACTGGTCCGACTCTCcaagagatcaaaattgaaGTTCTTAGGGCTGGTGCTACTAGGTCGCTGATTTTGGAGTTTCAAGATAAAGTTGATCTGGCCTTGCTTTCTAAAAGCCTGGGTTTTATCGTAAACGAGGGACCACGCTATGTTGTCGAAGCTATCGAGATCGTCAATGCAGGACGCTCGTCGAAGCATTTTGGTCCCCATTATGCCATTATTCATTTTATTAGCATTGCCATGGCATTGGAAACTGTTGAGTACCTCAAATCCCAGTCAAATAAATTGGCTGGTTTGATCAAATTCCGCTATGTTAACACcacttctgcttctggcAAGTCAGAGTTCCAAACCTTATCAAGCTCTCAGTTGAATGAACGCGCCTTATCAAACACTTCAGATTCAGATATTTCAGGTGGGGAGAGTGTAGCATCTCTAGGTTCGAAACTGCAACAAACCAGTCTAGGAGAGCAAACACTTGTTGTGGACCCGACACAATATGGTAGGCCTTTGGTCGAGGAGCGCTCCGAACACTTGCCCCACGTCACGATCTCCAAGGCGCTTAATTCCAAGTCTTCCCTTAATGACTTAACCTCTAATACTACATCACCTCAACCACAAGAAGTCTTGGTCAATGATCATGAGGATTCATCTTCGCGTGGCAGCatggtttctttgaaacAGGCCAACTCACATGGACCAGCTTACCCCCCTATCCCTGGATACCCTTTTTACATGAACATGTCCAAACCCCTTGGACAAACACTCCAGCAACAATACACCACCACAGCGCAAGTTGCGACTGCAATGGGCGGAGGATTGGGAAACAGAACCGTTTATATCGGAAATATCAGCCCACGCTCCAAAACCGAAGACATTTGCAACGTTGTTAGAGGCGGTATTTTACAAAGTGTCAAATACATCGAAGCTAAGCATATTTGCTTTGTTACCTTCATTGAAGCTGCCTCAGCTGTCCAGTTTTTCGCAAACTCCACTATTGAGCCAATAGTACTACACGGAAATGTCCTAAAAGTTGGTTGGGGCCACCACTCCGGCAATTTGCCTCAATCAATTTCACTAGCAGTTACGATAGGTGCTAGCAGAAACGTTTATGTGAGTCTCCCTGAGCATGCGTTCAAGGATaagttcatcaaagatCCAGAATATCAggaattcaaagaaaagttccaGCTTCCATCAAAAGAGCAGTTATATGAAGACTTCAGTGTGTTCGGTGACATTGAGCTGGtcaactttttggaagaCGGGCATTGTTGTTGGATTAATTTTATGAACATATCAAATGCCATtaaacttgttgaagacgCAAACAATCCAAACAATGACTCCTTCCACGAAAAATTCGGAAACAGATACAAAGGGTTATTTATTGGGTATGGGAAGGATCGTTGTGGTAACgtcaacaaaaacttggttGCCAACAAGAATTCGaagtacttcaaaaaagttaAAAAGGCAAGCTACAACATTAGACTGCGTAAACAGCAAAAAGGTGCCAGTGATGCACCAACTGAAGTAAAGGatgaagcaaaagagcTTGACAAGCCAATAAAAGCGGACGCATTTGGAATAAGCGTTGGCGATACGCAGAATCTTGTGCGGGATTCTGACGAggaacaaaaacttgaggAAGACGAGCTTCTGAGATTGAGTGATCTCAACAACACAGGGGGAGGCTTGGGAATTTCGCTTGCCAGCAGTACCGGCGAGGAAACCAATACTCCCGTGTCTGACGAAAGCAGTAAGGAAGAGAGCGTCTCGTCAGAGTCTTCGGACGTTGATATACTCGTCTCTGCTCCTGGGAGTGCAGACACATCGCAGCTGGAAAGCAAAACTGCCCCACGCAGTCCTAAACAGCCTCGGGTCCTCGCTAATGTCCCAGAAAAGCCATCGGCATTCAGCGCTATCATTCCCCGCGTCTCAAGCGCGTCTCTGGATGCCGTTCCTCCTCTTGCACCCTCAACCTTGAGTCGTCAGTACACAGCAACATCCAAGCATAACAGTCGCAGGGGCAGCAGATTTGGGACTACCGAAAAATCGTCTCCAAGATATAACGATATTAGAAGCCAGGATTCTAAAAAGCCGCTTCACCCGAGACGCCGCAAATCCAAAGCGATCCCGGGTTCCGATGTCATGGCTCAGTATCTTGCCCAGTTGCAGCACTCAACTTTTATGTATGCAGCTAACATTCTGGGCGTGGATGATGGTGAGACTGTGTTTTACGACGAGAACGGCCCTACTACTGATCCGCTCATTTAA
- the AEP2 gene encoding Aep2p (weakly similar to uniprot|P22136 Saccharomyces cerevisiae YMR282C AEP2 Mitochondrial protein likely involved in translation of the mitochondrial OLI1 mRNA exhibits genetic interaction with the OLI1 mRNA 5'-untranslated leader), which yields MLSRKCGSLSLTLKNFNSTLSVAYSASDAALKIPIADPSENAASKYANKPAKTLNDAVRERSERFRSRVYTAKIPKLHEEQVSSGFSSPCNKLRSFLHSRDYMAFLVELTLQSRMDENFGAKMFQNNDLSIAEFSAFIEGLLSVNNLLHKLSATLPNVSGTEMVFSLYQLYLKTVTPGPLSPLQLHDFNKFIRFFIRSAQLRKAQTVLDCILKSNNNQLPCDSATATHYLQLRCGALPRNWKVLDENLGRSTRLGARKNRYQLVSHSYKALDHKSVLTFMSLLSDPKSVWFHRKSAALESAVVYSLGFMGQLKLLEEHVWRNWGISLQEHNQVTDASFTSPSSEVLVAVLTSYASNKNISSALHLIDGFMAKYPTLELDHVFWRRLFQWSTRVWSEKTDPRGELSRGCWRVMREWHAARNRQLPADAVLLNERFVVLSRTNNYRDAIEVVEQCYSSFFQKANLSRHEAVLFQKFAKLILKNMAHLGYYHKPLKFIKEWSPNKLLEHTLRAYFEKHRNAYSARKQRRTEAAQKAQKRFDDEEEDSMLLGRLW from the coding sequence ATGCTTTCGAGGAAGTGCGGCTCGCTTTCACTGACCTTAAAGAACTTCAATAGCACGCTGTCCGTCGCGTACTCAGCCTCAGATGCTGCATTAAAAATCCCAATTGCCGATCCATCAGAAAATGCTGCATCAAAATACGCAAATAAGCCGGCAAAGACCTTAAATGATGCGGTCCGGGAAAGATCCGAGAGGTTTAGAAGCCGCGTTTACACTGCAAAAATCCCCAAACTACATGAGGAACAAGTTTCGTCAGGTTTTTCCTCACCATGCAACAAGCTTCGATCTTTCCTTCATTCCAGGGACTACATGGCATTCTTAGTTGAGCTAACATTACAATCGAGAATGGATGAAAACTTCGGTGCTAAGATGTTTCAAAATAACGATTTGTCAATCGCTGAATTTTCAGCCTTCATTGAAGGCCTTCTGAGTGTAAACAATTTACTGCATAAGCTGAGCGCAACTCTGCCGAATGTGTCTGGCACAGAAATGGTGTTTAGTTTGTATCAGCTTTATCTCAAAACTGTTACACCGGGGCCGCTCAGCCCTCTTCAATTGCATGATTTCAACAAGTTTATTAGATTCTTCATACGGTCTGCGCAACTTCGTAAAGCGCAAACTGTTCTAGATTGCATTCTGAAGTCTAACAACAACCAACTACCTTGTGACTCAGCTACAGCAACGCACTATCTTCAGCTGAGGTGCGGAGCGCTGCCGCGGAATTGGAAAGTTTTGGATGAGAACTTGGGGCGTTCCACAAGGTTGGGGGCTCGCAAGAATAGATACCAACTTGTCTCACACTCTTACAAAGCCCTTGACCACAAATCAGTTTTGACTTTTATGAGTCTTTTGAGCGATCCCAAAAGTGTTTGGTTCCACAGAAAATCGGCCGCTTTAGAGTCCGCTGTGGTTTATTCGCTAGGATTTATGGGCCAGCTTAAATTGCTTGAGGAGCATGTCTGGAGAAATTGGGGAATTAGCTTACAAGAGCACAATCAGGTCACAGATGCATCCTTTACAAGTCCATCGTCTGAAGTATTGGTGGCTGTTCTTACCAGCTATGCAagcaacaaaaacatctcTTCTGCACTTCACCTTATTGATGGGTTTATGGCTAAATACCCAACTTTGGAACTTGACCATGTATTTTGGAGACGCTTATTTCAGTGGAGTACTCGCGTATGGAGCGAGAAAACGGACCCTCGAGGCGAGCTATCTCGTGGGTGCTGGAGGGTGATGAGAGAATGGCATGCCGCTCGAAACAGACAACTTCCAGCAGACGCCGTTTTGTTGAACGAAAGATTTGTCGTATTATCACGTACCAACAACTACCGGGATGCCATTGAAGTTGTGGAACAGTGCTATTCTTcgtttttccaaaaagcaAACCTTTCTCGTCATGAGGCGgtgctctttcaaaagtttgcgAAGTTAATATTAAAAAATATGGCTCATCTTGGGTATTATCACAAGCCTTTGAAGTTCATAAAAGAATGGTCTCCCAACAAATTGTTAGAGCATACACTTAGAGCTTACTTCGAGAAACACAGAAACGCTTACTCGGCACGGAAACAACGGAGGACAGAGGCAGCCCAGAAGGCACAGAAAAGgtttgatgatgaagaagaagatagtatgcttcttggaaggctGTGGTAG
- the CAT8 gene encoding DNA-binding transcription factor CAT8 (similar to uniprot|P39113 Saccharomyces cerevisiae YMR280C CAT8 Zinc cluster transcriptional activator) — MGERENESFGPRFIRTLGSQSISVINPLSSQPSSISQSPAQPKANTNTQTTATASISPTASVTPSSNYRVAQACDRCRSKKTRCDGKRPQCSQCAAVGFECKVSDKLSRRAFPRGYTETLEERVRELEAENRRLVALCDLKDEQMHLVYKYSSNKRPEPSSTEEEQMLEQLSSSNGGSLRVSSTNLYLLNKTSPAGHEVPENHKCQGIDCNHTSHPHLHEKPVSTTLSDPTTISFEQHEAPGLPAVKALSSMANHEYSTQLACLVALSVPRSTEEILFIPQLLARLGQVHGLTSKQCLYTASLLASLKEPSQAVVPTTDGLTELKCTSLWEIDDPMRFFKDSCKFNLGSDNDVELLSISEIEDLISIYFEECHALIPVLNENEFYKYYNKFKESLTVDPNFFGKANSSFAHRSKSISYKIFACILLVVCQLGIMSKVKREQLPAKSKFSRIMAYYNNAILALKLNPYFSVKTTSVKTLQLMSLLLFYFLNVGEVSSVYELRGTIVSMAQQLRLHRCPSAVLGTEGSTMSKSEQGDRRLLFWGIYYLDVFSALQLGVPRLLKDHEIECALPISENGHPGVSLADQVIRLEGQVSEFSLSLLRFSKILGNILDSIFKRGMTSSIAQQVALIHENALDSWRRGLPKNLTFELDVNGTINMEELNSGSHWKKDYSTAPSCDNRTLMVLYFLVKCLVHLPVLAAKPLLGGASEVDTDATLAFDDASSGADRSSSSYVLLQQATNTFLSVQSSLKSRHLPLALNLPRIKARFALLSARGILEYTKGGALFQGNKALLLDVVKELETTKRLEIPGSLSWHSLILLDMAVSLIMQPPHTKAGKLDKLLEAKLSYYNKLMGRSANVASTKRKKEEDNTSLSNATKLTPLSSDSSSPSEKRVKLEHTDKVGETPVGVENTGQPNGNTQEHYAATWSNQNQPHSTVAEAFHLDPVLNNNPFSNGDLTAFFSTDNGMPNLSGGASMLNMVGVDQAHSTAGNDAQNTVNANSQQSTLFNDGLFRVPSNGDFLKDYYRVPGASSSQLNLMLMGSGSSGSNQRQAKQQQTNTTDPGFGFTVDASLGLAPLLAWSPEAAQEPIAETSDHDTRNDSGLRRKSGAETAGVLVAGHSQLADSSTDPASQQQRRVGSYDHTYAQDQSVEDSAITMPTRPHRGPRRRWNSTTGAAAITPNSDRPRNAPASETDENLQDLFRWQNSGF; from the coding sequence ATGGGTGAGCGGGAGAATGAGTCTTTTGGACCGCGGTTTATCCGAACGCTGGGTTCACAATCCATAAGCGTTATTAACCCGCTTTCTAGCCAACCTTCTTCTATTTCACAGTCACCCGCGCAGCCAAAGGCAAACACTAATACACAAACTACCGCAACGGCCAGCATATCACCCACTGCATCGGTCACACCATCCTCAAATTACAGAGTGGCGCAAGCTTGCGACCGATGCCGCTCGAAGAAAACGCGCTGCGATGGTAAAAGACCACAGTGCTCACAGTGTGCAGCAGTCGGGTTTGAATGCAAAGTCAGTGACAAGTTGTCGCGCCGAGCCTTCCCTCGTGGCTACACTGAGACGCTCGAAGAGCGTGTCAGGGAGTTAGAGGCTGAGAACAGGAGGCTCGTGGCTCTATGCGACTTGAAGGACGAGCAGATGCATTTGGTCTACAAGTATTCGTCCAATAAACGCCCAGAACCCTCTTCgactgaagaagagcaaatgCTGGAGCAGTTGAGCAGCTCTAATGGTGGCTCTCTTCGCGTCAGTTCTACTAACCTGTACCTACTTAATAAAACGTCACCAGCAGGTCATGAAGTCCCCGAGAACCACAAATGTCAAGGCATCGATTGCAACCATACTTCACATCCACATCTGCATGAGAAGCCTGTAAGCACTACGCTAAGCGACCCTACAACAATATCCTTCGAGCAGCACGAAGCGCCGGGTCTTCCTGCTGTCAAAGCTCTCAGTTCCATGGCCAACCATGAATACTCAACGCAGCTTGCCTGTCTGGTGGCTCTGTCAGTACCGCGCTCTACCGAAGAGATTTTGTTTATTCCCCAGCTTCTAGCGAGACTTGGACAGGTTCATGGCCTCACATCCAAGCAATGTTTGTATACAGCCTCACTTTTAGCATCATTGAAGGAACCGTCGCAAGCGGTAGTTCCAACGACAGATGGCTTAACTGAGCTGAAATGCACGAGCTTGTGGGAGATAGATGACCCTATGCGTTTCTTCAAGGATTCTTGTAAGTTTAACTTGGGCTCTGATAACGACGTGGAACTTTTGTCAATCTCTGAGATTGAAGACCTCATCTCTATTTATTTCGAGGAGTGCCACGCTTTGATCCCTGTAttgaatgaaaatgaaTTTTACAAGTACTacaacaaattcaaggaaAGCCTCACCGTGGATCCGAATTTTTTTGGCAAGGCTAACTCATCATTTGCGCACCGCAGTAAATCCATCTCCTACAAAATATTTGCTTGCATTTTACTTGTGGTTTGCCAACTGGGTATTATGAGCAAGGTTAAAAGAGAGCAGCTTCCAGCAAAGAGTAAATTCTCTCGGATTATGGCCTACTATAACAACGCAATTTTGGCACTGAAACTAAATCCCTATTTTTCGGTCAAGACCACCTCTGTAAAAACTCTTCAGTTGATGTCCCTGCTATTATTTTACTTTCTGAATGTGGGTGAAGTTTCTTCAGTTTACGAATTAAGGGGTACTATTGTTTCTATGGCACAACAGCTTAGGTTGCATAGATGCCCCAGTGCAGTTCTTGGAACAGAAGGTTCCACTATGAGCAAGAGCGAACAAGGCGACCGGAGACTTTTGTTTTGGGGAATTTACTACTTAGATGTCTTCTCCGCTTTACAATTGGGTGTACCACGTCTACTCAAAGACCATGAAATCGAGTGCGCGCTCCCTATTAGTGAAAATGGACATCCCGGTGTTAGCTTAGCGGACCAAGTGATAAGGCTGGAAGGCCAAGTTTCGGAGTTTTCGTTGTCTTTGCTGAGATTTTCTAAAATTTTGGGAAACATTTTAGACTCAATTTTTAAGCGAGGAATGACATCTTCTATCGCACAGCAAGTTGCTTTGATCCATGAGAATGCTTTGGATAGTTGGAGAAGAGGTTTACCTAAAAATCTCACATTCGAGCTTGATGTAAATGGCACCATTAACATGGAAGAACTCAACAGCGGAAGTCATTGGAAAAAAGATTACTCGACCGCACCTTCCTGCGACAATAGGACGCTCATGGTTCTTTACTTCCTGGTGAAGTGCTTAGTCCATTTGCCCGTCCTCGCAGCAAAACCTCTACTTGGCGGGGCCTCAGAAGTCGACACGGACGCTACGCTAGCTTTCGATGATGCATCCAGTGGCGCTGACCgctcttcctcatcttaCGTTCTGCTACAGCAAGCGACAAACACGTTCCTCAGCGTTCAATCCTCTCTGAAATCACGTCACCTGCCACTTGCATTAAACTTGCCCCGAATCAAAGCGCGTTTTGCCCTCTTGAGCGCTCGCGGTATTTTAGAGTACACGAAGGGTGGCGCTTTGTTCCAAGGCAACAAGGCGCTATTGTTGGATGTTGTCAAAGAGTTGGAAACAACGAAAAGGCTAGAGATTCCAGGCTCTCTTTCGTGGCATagcttgattttgttggaTATGGCAGTCTCGTTGATCATGCAACCGCCACACACAAAAGCTGGAAAGCTCGACAAGCTGTTAGAGGCAAAACTGAGCTATTACAACAAATTAATGGGCCGGTCTGCTAATGTTGCTAGTACaaaaaggaagaaggaggaggatAACACAAGCTTATCAAACGCAACCAAGCTTACTCCTTTGAGCTCAGACAGTAGCTCCCCATCAGAGAAGAGGGTTAAGCTTGAACACACAGACAAAGTGGGTGAGACCCCAGTTGGTGTGGAGAATACTGGGCAACCTAATGGAAATACACAGGAACATTACGCCGCAACTTGGTCCAACCAAAACCAACCGCACAGCACTGTTGCAGAAGCATTTCACCTCGACCCTGTTTTAAACAATAATCCCTTCAGCAATGGGGACTTGACAGCTTTTTTTAGCACCGACAACGGTATGCCTAACCTTAGTGGCGGTGCATCGATGCTGAATATGGTCGGCGTTGATCAAGCGCACAGTACTGCTGGAAATGACGCCCAGAACACCGTCAATGCTAACAGCCAGCAGAGCACATTATTCAATGACGGGCTTTTCCGCGTCCCAAGCAATGGAGACTTTTTAAAGGACTACTATCGTGTTCCCGGCGCTTCTTCGTCACAGTTGAATCTCATGCTCATGGGGTCTGGCTCTTCTGGCTCCAACCAGCGGCAGGcaaagcagcaacaaacaaacaCGACTGATCCCGGCTTCGGCTTTACGGTTGATGCCTCGCTCGGACTAGCACCATTATTGGCATGGTCTCCAGAAGCAGCGCAGGAACCAATAGCAGAAACTTCTGATCATGATACACGTAATGATTCAGGGCTTCGCCGAAAGTCCGGCGCAGAAACCGCTGGTGTACTGGTTGCTGGGCATTCGCAGCTGGCTGACTCTTCTACTGATCCGGCATCGCAGCAACAACGCCGTGTCGGCAGTTACGATCATACTTACGCACAAGATCAATCTGTGGAAGATTCTGCGATTACAATGCCAACACGGCCCCACCGAGGTCCTCGGCGCCGCTGGAACTCCACAACTGGCGCTGCAGCCATTACACCTAATTCAGATCGTCCTCGTAATGCTCCAGCTTCGGAAACAGATGAGAACTTACAAGATTTATTCCGCTGGCAGAATTCTGGATTTTAA
- the GPI12 gene encoding N-acetylglucosaminylphosphatidylinositol deacetylase (weakly similar to uniprot|P23797 Saccharomyces cerevisiae YMR281W GPI12 ER membrane protein involved in the second step of glycosylphosphatidylinositol (GPI) anchor assembly the de-N-acetylation of the N-acetylglucosaminylphosphatidylinositol intermediate functional homolog of human PIG-Lp), with protein MRILKVVCKLLAVLCILYFASSARIKASNEQAFTTLFSVLNPTSINLVIAHPDDEVMFFAPTLLQLDHYFDTDIPVSVFSLTDGGADGLGKLREEELRDSVHLLFRRRKAEVTVLNFEDGMKVEWDLQKTSEALRKQVVGDQPLFLTFDDHGVSSHINHISCYETVRNLRAAHPESRSFSLTSKRSIFQKYTAFVPSLITVLRGSRQAVFMSTFKQYLLALSVMMNAHTSQMVWFRYGWWFFSCYVFANEVREF; from the coding sequence ATGAGGATTTTAAAGGTTGTGTGCAAGCTGTTGGCAGTACTGTGCATTCTGTATTTTGCAAGTTCTGCTCGGATTAAGGCGTCCAATGAGCAGGCATTTACCACCCTATTTTCTGTGCTGAACCCGACGTCTATCAACCTAGTAATAGCACACCCAGACGACGAAGTCATGTTTTTTGCCCCAACGTTGCTCCAGCTTGACCACTACTTTGATACTGATATTCCTGTTTCTGTCTTTTCTCTTACCGACGGCGGTGCCGATGGCCTGGGGAAGCTTAGGGAGGAAGAGTTGCGGGATTCAGTGCATCTTCTATTTCGCAGAAGGAAAGCGGAAGTTACTGTCCTGAACTTTGAGGATGGTATGAAGGTTGAATGGGACCTACAAAAGACGTCAGAAGCCCTAAGAAAACAAGTCGTCGGCGATCAACCCCTGTTTCTAACTTTTGATGACCATGGGGTGTCTAGTCATATAAATCACATTTCATGCTACGAGACTGTCCGAAACCTTAGAGCGGCCCACCCAGAAAGCAGAAGTTTCAGCTTGACGAGTAAACGTTctatctttcaaaaatacaCTGCTTTCGTTCCTTCTCTTATTACGGTGCTGAGAGGGAGCAGACAGGCTGTGTTCATGAGCACGTTCAAACAATATTTACTAGCACTTTCAGTCATGATGAATGCACACACCTCTCAAATGGTATGGTTCAGATACGGATGGTggttcttcagctgttACGTTTTTGCGAATGAGGTACGAGAATTTTAG